In Candidatus Nanosynbacter lyticus, one genomic interval encodes:
- a CDS encoding PH domain-containing protein, which yields MTGQLKDKQFDGQRDGEQLLFVFRRHIIAMRKGFYLLLGSMAFGSLPFLIWQDNLNLLWLFLGSFVFGLVLFSYHFLMWFYTYYIVTDQRIRQITQHGFFGKDVIELKLSKIQNISYNIPGFSGEMFKFGTIIIQTFVGDLVIKNVEHPDDVYNKLQDAVELSAKKEGDNEKSIES from the coding sequence ATGACAGGACAGCTAAAAGATAAGCAATTTGATGGACAGCGTGACGGGGAGCAGCTATTGTTCGTATTTCGTCGTCATATTATTGCTATGCGTAAAGGGTTTTACCTACTTCTCGGGTCAATGGCGTTCGGGTCGTTGCCGTTTCTTATCTGGCAAGATAACCTGAATTTATTATGGTTGTTTCTTGGTAGTTTTGTTTTTGGTCTGGTACTGTTTTCTTACCATTTTTTGATGTGGTTTTACACTTATTACATTGTTACAGATCAGAGAATCCGTCAAATTACACAGCATGGTTTTTTTGGTAAGGACGTAATTGAGCTGAAATTATCAAAAATTCAAAATATTAGCTATAATATTCCAGGATTTAGTGGGGAGATGTTTAAGTTTGGCACAATTATTATTCAGACGTTTGTTGGTGATCTTGTTATAAAAAATGTAGAGCATCCGGACGATGTCTATAATAAACTACAGGATGCGGTAGAACTTTCGGCGAAAAAGGAGGGTGATAATGAAAAATCTATTGAATCGTAA
- a CDS encoding nucleoside-diphosphate kinase yields MSDSEKKYCGVERTLIVFKPDAVQRGIVGEILQRFERVGLKIVGVKMTSPSRDHYYAHYEDIGKLATRRGEGTLNITLDMMMDGPVIAMVLEGVEAVAVVRKIVGPTEPKSADMGTIRGDYSHISFGYADECQKGVPNLIHASGDPEEAVSEINHWFKPEELVSYHTLSEKFTR; encoded by the coding sequence ATGTCAGATAGTGAAAAAAAATATTGTGGCGTTGAAAGAACGTTGATTGTTTTTAAGCCTGATGCTGTTCAGCGAGGAATAGTTGGGGAAATTTTACAACGTTTTGAGCGAGTCGGCTTGAAGATAGTTGGTGTAAAAATGACATCACCGTCTAGAGATCATTACTATGCGCACTATGAGGACATAGGTAAGTTGGCTACGCGTCGGGGCGAGGGTACACTAAACATAACGTTAGATATGATGATGGACGGTCCGGTCATAGCAATGGTATTAGAGGGAGTTGAAGCTGTAGCTGTCGTTAGGAAGATCGTTGGTCCAACTGAGCCAAAGTCAGCAGATATGGGAACCATTCGTGGCGACTATTCTCATATTAGCTTTGGCTATGCTGATGAGTGCCAAAAGGGTGTGCCAAACCTAATCCACGCTTCAGGTGACCCAGAGGAGGCCGTTAGCGAGATTAACCACTGGTTTAAGCCGGAGGAGCTAGTTAGCTATCATACACTAAGTGAGAAGTTTACGCGTTAG
- a CDS encoding SurA N-terminal domain-containing protein yields MKNLLNRKDKKQPKKLPTRITNDTVAQHREKVLAAGRKHKYPIQYTKRRLVWITMFVSVAILAIFVGLGWAQLYLWKDTSDIAYRITKILPLPVANIDGENANYSDYLLYHRSSLAVLQTQGQSDQKDKVKFYQNQSINKALEVAYAKRLARENNITVDDNKVQDLIKKQQESSKLSQSAYESVVKDNLHWSMDELKIAMKYTLLKQEVSFKIDKTADDLVSTIQNKVKSGKSLKDIADEMGNKVQPVFNLSVSTDNSDGGLTKSATLLAKGKISEPLKTLAGDGYYFVTLNSFEDNTVNYSYVKVPLTEFNNRFNYLKNNNKVKYFISIDK; encoded by the coding sequence ATGAAAAATCTATTGAATCGTAAAGATAAAAAACAACCAAAGAAGCTACCTACGAGGATTACAAATGATACTGTAGCTCAGCATCGCGAAAAGGTCTTGGCGGCTGGTCGTAAGCATAAATATCCCATCCAGTATACTAAGCGTCGGTTGGTATGGATAACAATGTTTGTTAGCGTGGCAATTTTAGCTATTTTCGTTGGTCTTGGTTGGGCTCAGCTGTACTTGTGGAAAGATACTAGTGATATTGCCTATAGAATTACTAAAATTTTGCCTCTTCCAGTGGCGAATATAGATGGAGAAAATGCGAATTATAGTGATTATTTGCTGTACCATCGAAGCTCGCTGGCTGTTCTGCAGACCCAAGGGCAATCTGATCAAAAAGACAAAGTTAAGTTTTATCAAAATCAGTCAATAAATAAAGCCCTAGAGGTCGCATACGCTAAAAGGCTTGCAAGAGAAAATAATATTACAGTTGACGATAACAAGGTTCAGGATCTAATTAAAAAGCAACAAGAATCCAGCAAACTTTCACAGTCTGCTTATGAATCTGTAGTAAAAGATAATCTGCACTGGTCTATGGATGAGTTAAAGATAGCAATGAAATACACCTTATTAAAGCAGGAAGTATCGTTTAAGATTGATAAGACGGCTGACGATTTGGTGTCTACTATCCAAAATAAGGTGAAGAGTGGAAAATCTTTAAAAGATATTGCTGATGAGATGGGCAATAAAGTCCAGCCTGTATTTAATCTGTCTGTTTCTACGGACAACTCTGATGGTGGATTGACAAAATCTGCTACATTGCTAGCAAAAGGTAAAATATCAGAACCACTAAAAACCTTAGCTGGCGACGGCTACTATTTTGTGACACTTAACAGTTTTGAGGATAATACGGTAAATTATTCTTACGTTAAGGTGCCGCTAACAGAATTTAATAATCGGTTTAATTATCTTAAGAACAACAATAAGGTAAAATATTTTATCTCCATTGATAAATAA